The nucleotide sequence attttgtttaattataaaatctaaaccctaaactctaataactcttttgtaaacccaaaccgacatataatttcatttcattgtaaaatctaaaccctaaactctaaccacttttttgtaaacccaaaccgacatataattttgtttaattgtaaaaactaaaccctaaccacttttttgtaaatccaaaccgatatatgattttgtttaattgtaaaatctaaactctaatcattattttataaacctaaaccaacataattttcttaataaaaaatctacagaattggtttccttaacttgttttgtctttttattttaattttgatttattttataaacatgatATGACATGGCAGTTTGATTGGTTGATTAGGAGAGGGTGAATATGAGtagttcacccctaggggtgaacccaagaatttttcATTCCATTTTATTGTctatcaaattatattcattcaattcttatttttctctttctaattccattttaacttaaaaaaaaaacatcattttaaactataaagtttacgttaaattaaaaatgttgataaaatGAGTAACTtagtaaacattttattatcttcgttgtttaattttatatagagtttaaatttaCGGATAAATAACATGAGATAACTgactaaattaataattttatataatattttttttttgtagtttatgaTATATGTAGTAGAGTatatttagaaaccaaaaaattggTGTCatgtgaaaaaagaagaaaaaaattgatgttttcttgaatttcatattttaaaatatatttaaagtatttaaaattattttaattaaatattaattattattaaaattaaaattattaattgtataaaatatGTGCTCCAGACAAAATAATtttctggatccgccactgatTGGATCGGCGTAGGCCTATtattaaaattagattttttattaaaagaagaaaaataaaagatacatTAAAAACAAGTTaacttaaaaaaagtttaaaccaaCCAACCATACCCAAGTGACTTGGTGGGATGTTTTTCCTAAAACATGGGAATATTCCTTTCTTTGTAAGATAACAACACtattattggtttttaaaaacagGATATAGGAACAAATATGTAATGTTcataattaaatgttttatcGCTTCAAGAAGATAAAATTGCATaactgtaatatttttttttttgacagaggtgtttgtgtttttttttataacttggAATTGGAATAGGTTTGAAACTTTGAAtaggttaaaagttaaaactgaggtaagattatttttttaattttttttttgccaaaagtGGAAACATATACGACCCAAGCCACGTAGGTCCGTATTTATCGGATCGGGTCACAGATCCGAATAAAACGGAcgggtctctctctctctcccactctCCCTTTCACGCGACTTGTTTTGTTTACTCTAATCTCAATTAcgctctctccctctctctctctctctctctctctctctctctctctctctcttaaactCTGTCCATTTCTTAAAAATTCGATACTTTCGTGCAAGCAAATGCagtttgttttgagtttggaCTACACAAGGCAAGTAAAGTATCTCTTCTCCTTTTGCCGATTCAGTTTTCTCCTTGTGGGTCATTTTAAGATTCTCTGAAAATTAAGCCAAAGTTCGTATCTTTCTTGGTCTCTCCTCGATGAGCGATTTTGAATAAAGCTTAGATCTTCATTTCTGCAATTCCTCAGTCTGTTGTCGAATCAAAAATCGAAATTACCGTTTCTGCTGTATTTGAattattcgtttttgtttttcacccTATTTGATTTGTTTGGATGCTGAGACAATTAGGGGAAAgatatgaatttttatttgcttcgtAGATGTTCCAACGATGCTaaagatttgaattttgaagCTTTTTGACTACTCTTATCGGCTTGAATCGAGTCTCTGAAATTGATTACACGTAGTCTGTTTTCACTTTTCTGATTGGAATCTTAAAATTCATGCTTTTGGATGACGTATTCTCTGATTAACTCGTGTTCTACTGTCTTTAGCTTGTTCCCTATTTTATCTCTACCGAGTTACTCAAAATTTGAGTCAAAGTTATTAACTTTTCTATTGGGTTTTGAACAAACTTTGTATTGATGTTGTGAAAACTGCTCGTCTTTAGGATCAGAAGGGTATTATATAAATGAAACTGTTAGAGTTGTATCCAATGTGTAGTAGAACTATGTGCTTCGttctaatttttcattcttATGGATCTACAGATTGGAATAGTCTTCTCTGGAGGCAGTTGTCTTCACCAACAGCAGAGACACTGTCTCTTTGATCTTATTATttagggagagaaagagagagggtCTGATGTGTGTCTCAATCTCGCAAGTCTCTAGACTTAGATTCCATTCATTTGGAAGTTCTTGCTGTGAACGTGTTCATGGCTGGCTCAAGAGCAGCTCAAGCCTGAAGCTGCTTGATGTTAGAGCTTCTTCGGTTGATGGTAAAGCCAGATGGGTCAGACGAAACTTGAGTACAACTACACAAGGTAGTAGaagcaacaacaccaagagCAGTGTGTTGGGAGGAACAATCCCTGTAACCAGGATTATAGATGAAGAGAGCAGGACCAAGATACGGCAGCAGCCTTTTGGAAATCTTCAGCAACGGCTTTCCCAAGACAAAGATCTGCCTAAACTCCTCACGGTTATAGTCGCTGATCTTGAGACAAGCGGCTTGAATAGAAAGACGGAGCGGATAATTGAAATTGCAGCACAGGATTTAGCTGGTGGAGAGAACAGCACATTTCAGACTCTCGTCAACCCGGGGAATGTTCCTGTAACTAACACACATATCCACGGAATCAGGAATGATATGGTTTGTCGACCCGAGGTTCCAAGGTACACATTCTTTTCCACTTTACTAGTCTTTGAATTTGTgtgattggattatttatgtttGTGTGGCTTCCATTGGATCAAACTAGTTAACGTTTCTGTGTTGTAGGATGGAAGAGCTGATACCGATATTTCTACGGTATGTTGAGAGTCGACAGAAGCCTGGAGGCTATGTTATGTTAGTTGCACACAATGGAAAAACATTTGACTTCCCGTTTCTGATCAACGAGTTTAACCGTTGTTCTTTTGAGATTCCTCATAATTGGTTGTTACTCGACTCGCTCCCACTCGGTAGagagaatatgaaaattatagGTAACATACTAAAATACCTTAGCCTCTATCTAATAAAGTCTGTATGGTCTTGTTTTGTACCTCGATCGTAGTTGGTTAAACTGAATACTCTAAACCTAAACAGAACAGACAtggttacctttttttttttttatgtctggAAACTTATAAACTAGaaatgggttcttcttcttatgtttttgcAGAGCCAACGGTTAAACCAAAAGCAGGATTACAAGTTCTTGCAGAACACTATAGTCTTACAAGGGAGGGTGACGCTCACAGAGCCTTGTCAGATGTTTTACTCCTATCTCAGGTGTTCCAGAAGCTCACCATTGATCTCAAGCTCTCGATTTCTGATCTCGTTCTCCGCTCGCACACCGCATCCGATATCGCGACTGCCATGGCCAAGAACAAGAAGGCCTGAAACATTTTAGACAGCTAGCTAAGCTTCTTTTGGGATATTCATCTCTCATTCTATTATCAAATGTATTCTCTGCAATTATGTAaccaattatttaatttgattctaTAATGAAATATCAATCAAGCTAAATAAACAGCTGTGTAACTTTTGatacaaagactcaaaaccaCAATCCTTGTAAGAAAgattacttgtttttttttttttttttttttgtaggattaGTTGTTAACTTTGTCAAAAGGAATCCAGAGGATGTGTGGAAGGAACAGTTAACACATAGTGGATAGGTATTGTTTCCTTTATGTCATCTTTTGAATCATGTTTCTTTTCACTCAGAATCCGGCATCTAGAAGCATGACTGACTTATCACTATCAAGATCATGTTTCTTTACTGTGTGAAGCTTTGAAATGGGATGTACGAACattcaacaaaatcaagtttatgttttctctttggtcAGAAGGGATCGActtatttatttcttcataGTTACACATTTTTCTTGTGCATTTGGGTTCTAAGGAGAACATAGTCCAACAAGCTGAAACATATGTCCTGATTTGAAAACAACATCATAAATACTAATTGtcttgtaaattaaatttgttaatgtAGTAGTAACtgattactctctctctctctctccaaatcaaaattaagaatacaCACAATTAATCTAAAGTTCAAATCCAAAGAGATagtaaaagttttgtttttctctattgGGAAAGCAACGCAAAATAGCCAATAAGGTCACGAGCCCAAGACGCTGTATGCTTTTCATGAGTAAACAAACATGTGCACCAATCcaataatgattttgtttttgtccacTTTAATAAATCCCGCGTACGTTAGCCTTAATCCTGCGCCGTTGTCTCCACTCTTACCACTCCACACACGTACATGCGGCTCGTGTAATCATCTCCGGTAGATCCGCCGCTCTTCTCCACTCTCCGTCCACCGTATCGTACATCAACACAAGGCTTTCTCTCAGCCCTCTCTCGCTCCTCCCACTTCGCCGGAGCAAATCGTCAATGCATCCCACCACCTGAACCACCGCCACTTTATCTTCCACTCCAACACAGCTAAACCTCACCGTCCCGTCTAACCGCACTTGAGCCGGCAACGGCGGACTTTTCAGCCTCCGCCATTCTCCAAACCCGCTGTTACCACCGCGACGACGCGCGTCAAATCGCCAGAACGAAAGCTCCACCGCGTGGCTGCTTAACACGTACACATATCCAACCGCCGCACACGCCGCCACAACACATCCACCGCCAGGAACGGAACGACTCCTCAACCACTGACGCGATTCCACATCGAAAAGATCCATAGAGCTAGCGTAAGCACGCGCCGCAACCGCGCGTGAAGTCTCATTCCCAATTTTCAAACCACCGATGACATAAAAAACTCCGTCCACAGCTGCTCCGATGCAACCGTATCTCTTCCTCGCCGATTGTGTCACCACTACCCACCGATTCAACTCAGGATCGTACTCTTCAACCGCCGCCGCAACCTCCGAACAACCACCACCTCCGGCAACGTAGATCTTACCCGAAACCACCGCGATTGCGAATTTTTTCCTCGGGAAAAGCATCGGAGATCTCAAAACAAGCGTCCCCATCCACGAATCGTATCTCAAAACAGCATTTCTACTAACAACATAAACCCTAGGTCCGATCGCCGCCGCGCGAGCATGAGACAAACTTCCATAACTACCATCAACAGACCTACTCGAAACCGCGAGAGACACTTTCCAAGTCGCGACCTCGGACTGAAGAAACTGCAAATCCGCGGCGAAAAGTCCAGAATCGACGGCGGAGATAGCGATGAGAGAATGCCGGAGAAGACCTGAACGACGGCGGAGGTGGAGGAAGTAAGGAGAGTGGAGGAGACGAGACCAGCGGCGACAAACGATGGAGAGAGAAGGAATCGATGAGGAAGGGACTCTGGAGATACATTCGAGGAGCAAATCGTCAGGTAGAGAAGCTATCGTTGTAGAATGATTCGCCGACGGTTGGTGAATCGGAACGAGTGACTTGGCGTCGGAGGGATTTGGTAAACAAGATTTCATCAGCCATGAGAAGTGCCGAGAGTTGCAATGCTCTGACATCACATCAGAGAGGATAGAATTATCTTCTGAGATTCtttagaaataaacaaataaaaatgtgtattgagagttacagagagagagagagagagagagagagagagagggaagtgTCATTTAAGAAAGTACCATACACACATGTTTATACAACTACTTAACTTGTGTTTATGGGTTATCTACTAAAGTACTAaccctcttttaatttaattgatgtAAGTTAGGTACTAAATCCGTTGGCGATGCAAGTTAAATTATAGAGCTGCGCTAACATTTGGGAAAATGTGGAATTtgacttgtttttttattgttgataACCCATCAAATTATGACCTTGACCATTTCCTTTGTGGTACATGTTCATCGActtaaattatagtatatacTGTATATCAATCAGTCAATCCTCAGCGATTCCGAATAGCACATATGACCAAAATTTTGCACAACACTAATTATGGTTGAAATGTTCAGTTCATCTTTGATTTAGAACTATGATTGTACAAGAGAATGAATGAACACGTTTTTACTTGAAAGGAGTACAACTTTTAACGCAATTAAACAGTTAAAAGTTAACTAATTTGTTTCATACATACTCAAAAAAGCATTGGGGTGTGACGATAAATATTTGGGCAAAACTATGAATATATTTAGAGATGTGTAACTGTAATATAACTGGAATTATATATAGGACAGTAATCTCTAATACCCCtattcatcaaaacaatttctcaaaaaccccTCATGGTAAAAAGACaatattacccttaatgaagattgttaaaggttaaatataattaaatcggTAAATGTTCAACGAAAAACACAATAGCTCAGTGGTTGCGAGTTCCATGCGCACCCGCGCGCCCAGAGTTCGAATCCTACTATGCGAGGTACAACTAGGGTGCGACGGGTACAACTAGGGTGCGATAGGTACAACTAGAGGTACAACTAAGGGATATCCAGTACAACTCGATGTAGTTGTAcgttcaattttcttttcaaaattgttaGAGGGTAGTTTCGTCATTTCATTAAAAAAGGGGTAGTGAGAATAAGTGGAAGTGATGCAGAAAAGAATTTCTGGTATAGGGGCACCAGAGAATTAAATcccatatattttattagaaagACACTTGACTTTAGCGTGAAGAGAGCAAGTATATTGGCATTGGTGTACAAACTCTGAACTCCTCAGAAATTGACCTCTGactatctttcttcttctatgtcCTTTTCTTCGCTATAATGTTACGTACTCACTACTCTGCAAAGGATCTTCAGTAATgtaaatgcaaatgcaaaagaAGTCGAAACCAACGCCATCAGGCATCAAGGAAGAACATATActgtctctttttttcttcttctttttttttttttgtttcttaataacATCTCGGACTTTCATAACCGTACAGAAACAACCGCAAGAAGAAAATTATACGATGTTAGGgtctaaagaatgaaagaattaCGGATCAAACTTTTCTTATTGATCTAACCAGACCAGGGATGACGGTCCACGGAACTTAGCTCTTCTGTGAAAGAGAAGTTGTTCCGATCACAAGAATATTTCCTTAAGAATTAAGAGTAACAGCATGATGAAACAGAGGATGACAAGCACAGATGCACACTTCACCATCCCTCCATGTCTCTGTGTTCGCTCTGCCTGTGAAGTTTTATGCAATTCGCTTTAATTAAATTTGGGACAACAATATGATTGGCCATTAATGTTGAAGAGAGTACACAGTTTTACCTTCTGCAGTTGTTTGAGGCCATCTTCAACAGTAGTAGCGACGTTTTCAATATTATAGTCTATCCGATCAACTATTGTACCCTGCAGCGAAACGggttgttttgagtttgttttccAAAGGAAGTAGACTCAAGAGCTAGACAAAGAGAACATGGGCTCAAGTAGTTTTACCTGATCTATCACAAGTGCAGAAAGATCTTTCATGATTTGAGCAAGGTCGTTTACTGATTCTACAACCTGGACAATGATACAGAACAAGACAAGAAAATAGATTATGATTGATTGCGTGAGAAAAAGCGATCGGTGAGCAACAAACAACAACGAACACAGACTAAAGCACTAGCCTGTTGTatctctttctccctctctaCCGATACTTCCTCGCTCTTTTTAATCTTGGACATCTGATGCTCGTTTAACTAAAAAGAATTCAAATAACAGATTTCATCAATAAAGAAGTACATAAGACGAAGGATGGCTTTAAATTGAAAGAATGAAAAAGATATAGGAGTTAAACCATATCGccaaaatcatcttcttcaggtCTATATCTGTTTCTGCTCAGATTCATCTCTAAATCTACCCCATCCTGATAAATGATAAATACATTTCACGTCAAAGCTTCTAGAGAGACAGAATAATATAATTTCccataatatgaaaaaaaaaaaacaagtctcAAAAAGAATCTATCATCCATGTTAACAAGTTTTATTACGTTGCAGCATtgaaacacaaacataaactaaCGATAAAATGCAAGATCACTAAGTTACTGGAATCAGAATTGACCAGAACGTTAATAGTTACAACTAAAGAGCTACTAGCTTCATACCTCTTTTTGCTGTCTCAAGCGTTTCAAATAGGTTGATTGTTTTTTGCGGAGCTCCATAGAAAGAAGTTGGAGATCAGTGGCAAGAGATCGCTGTTTAtataacaacacaaaagaaTTAAGCTCAGATGGCTATAACAATGTTGCCCAAACAAAAAATGGCAAGCCTTTAAACACATGCATGAGAGCAGCATCAATCAATTCAAAGACTACCTGCACGTTTTTCCTAACATTAGAATCTTCAGAAGGTCCAGCCGCAGAAAGCCTCTGAAGTTGCTTCTCAGACTTCTTCAATAGAAAAGTGATCTCTTGTGTCAAAGACTCAATATTATGTTGATCTTCTTTACCATCTCCAAACGACGGCATTAACGCCTTGGCATGAGCCTTTCCCAACTCAGTCATTTTAGTCCTTGCACGCTGTATGTTGACAGAGATCTCTTCAGAGACATCAACCCAAGCTGGTGGTAACCCCACTGTTATCGCACCTTTACTGAATACAAGGAAGACAAAAAAAGCTCCGTAAACTACTAATGAACCAGCTCTGTGATCCTTAAACTACACAGGCTACATATATCTACTACTCTAGCTCTCAAGCATCTAAGCTTAACATACGATTAGCAAAACCCTAACTGATCCAATTTACTTCAACATTTTCACCGGCAAAAGAGTACCTCGAATTCCCAGGATCGTCGGTACTAACAGGAGCGTAAGAGCGATTCGGATTCATCAAAGATGTGCTCGCCATCTCTATAACCGGGCCAACGCCGGATCGTGTTCCCgtcaatgaagatgatgacgacAATGGAGCTCTAACGCTCCTCAGAGAGTTCCTATACTTCCTGAACAACAAAGTACGATTCCTCGTCGCCATGATTGAttgccaaataaaaaaaaaaaaaaaaaaaaaaaNAATCCCTAGAATTTCAACATCCAAGTTTCGAAATTAAGCACTTAGAGATGATCAGAGCTTCCTCTCCGATTTGGAAGGCTGTAGATCTGAACACGGTCGCGGCTTCATCATTgatccaaagaaaaaataaaacacgaaTTGTGGCGCCAAAATTGGGACACCGACGGCGACCGGGAGTGCTCGAAGACCGGCGGCgtaatcaacaaaacttttcCGATGAGGTTTTCACTATTATTTtcccaaaattaattaaaaaatctctgTTTAGTTCTTCTCTAATTTTGTATCACACCAACTTACCAAAAGTAAACGAATAACGTATTGACACGTAAGTATAGAGTTTAACAGCATGACGTTTGCATATTCCAAAATGGAAATACACGGCGGGTAAAAAGAATTAAAACGGCATGCATTCGTGCGGGCTGCTGAAAGCgagagattaaaaaaaggtaattaagtttttttttttgtaattaataaaacaaagtgGTGTAATGTAAATATAAACTCATCTCTCCTCCTAatgtctctctcactctctctctttctctatccaaagaattaaaaacaaagaaaagccatttaaagaagaaacaaaacgcagaatcgtcgtcgtcgtcgtcgtctccgTCTTTGCATTTCGCCGGAATATTTTGATTCTTGAATCGGAATATCTGTGTGTTCTTTATCCCGAGTCaaagattaaattttttgttgttttgttttaattgaaaagAGGATTCTTGGGTTTCGATTTGTATTTGGTAATAGTTTTTtgtagagaaaataaaaagaggaaaTGGATTCTGATTCTTGGAGTGATCGTCTCGCATCGGCTTCAAGAAGATATCAGCTCGATTTCTTATCTCGATCTGGtgagttgaaaataaaaataaaaataaagaatttggATTTGTTCTTTGTCGATTAATCTTgatttgagatttgatttggttgtCTTCTTATATTTAATGTCTATATATGTTTAATGCCGAAACCAATGATTTTAGTGctcaatttgttttcttttaatttgatcGATTCAAGGATCGAtgttgaggttgaggttgaaTGAGAGAGATTGACATTTGTTactgttctttttttctgaCTAATTTTCcgacaaaatgaaacaaagactTGATGTGTTTGGTCTGTAATATCGAAACGGAGATTTGTGTTGATGATGTTGAAATGGTAGAGAGTggaaagaaagatataaaaGTTTCTGTCTTTTGAGGCATTTTTTACTCATGTGGGGCTTTAAAGATTGATTAAGcgtgtgtgttttgtttatacGAAGaagagtttgtgttttgttttttttggtatcatcAACTTGTCTCAAAGTTggaatcttgaatcttgatgatTCTTGTTTGACCAACAAGAAGAATATACAAAAACCTTCTTGTTGGGTAAAAAACGTTTTCGAagcatagtttttttttcatctcaaaCATAGACATCTTTGCCAGGAAAGGTTTATTATGATCTTGATGTTTCTTATAAACCCCATTTCTTACATTTGTATTTGTAACTGAGAGGATGGAAATGGAACGCGTTTTTAgtattcccattttttttttttcttgtacttGTAGCATTTCAGAATGTTCTCTTTGCATCGTTGTTTTGTGGTATTTGACTtggacttctttttttttatctttctaaaaCGCAGACAATTTCTTGGGATTTGAGGAGATAGAGGGAGAAGATGACTTCAGGGAGGAGTATGCTTGCCCCTTCTGCTCAGACTATTTTGATATCGTGTCTCTTTGCTGCCACATTGATGAAGATCATCCTATGGACGCCAAAAATGGGGTAACTACTCAGTTATCAAaatctatttattgtttcatcaCATGATTCTTGGTAGTTTGGGCAGAGCactgttctttcttttgtagtTTCTCGTCTTGGATGTAAGATTGGAATTGCATCATAATAGTATTAGAATTGTATAGGACCCTTGTTTATTGTCAGGAGAGATGCTACAAATAGGAAGATGTGTTTTCGATTCAGCGTTTAAATCATGGAGACtgacatatttttcattgtagGTATGTCCCGTTTGTGCGGTGAAAGTGAGCTCTGATATGATTGCTCATATAACACTTCAACATGCAAATATGTTCAagatatcctttttttttttcttcttccttcaaccAGTTAATTCTTTTAACGATCATTTACTTATCTGATTTGTCAAAAAGAGTTGTGTTTTCATTTCCTTGACGAGAGATATTACGTGACacggaaaagaaaaacaagaagaggtGGGGCTCAGTCCATGCTATCAATCTTGAAAAGAGAGTTTCCTGATGGAAATTTTCAGAGCCTATTTGAAGGATCGTCGCGTGCGGTACCCTCTTCTTCTGCCAGTATAGCTGCTGATCCTTTGCTGTCTTCCTTCATTTCGCCAATGGCTGATGACTTTTTCATTTCTGAGTCAAGTCTGTGTGCAGAAACAAGTTCTGCCAAGAAAACATCTAATCAGAGTTTGCCTGAAAGGTATGCTTCCTCATTCTCATTATGATTACAGATCTGCGAATGAACCTTCATAGAGTTTAGTCGATCCTTTATTACCTTAAGCATAAAGCTCTTGTTATTGCCCTTTTCTTTACcgttttgtagtaaaatttcataatttggaTATCAATGAAATCTCACAAACGTAGTTTTTATGAGCTTTCATAGAACTTAGTTGATCCCTTCTTACCAAAAGCACAAAGCTCTTGGGATTGCCCTTTTCTTTATCATTCTTGTTAGTTGAAATCTTACGTTTCTATTGTTAAGTTGTGGAGAAAGTCCAAAACATCTAGTTGCTCAGTCCTTGCATATTTAGCTCAAAGAAACTTTGTATTTTGGATGAAGcttttatcaagaaaatcacACAAACTTTGTTTTGATGAGCCTTCATATATGATGTTTTGCTGATCCTTATTTTACCATATTAACCTAAAGCTCTTGTGATCTTTTTTGTTGTCGTGGAAAGTACAAACTGTAAACGTTTCCCTGATGATTTTTGTCTTGGTCCGAATTTTACAG is from Camelina sativa cultivar DH55 chromosome 20, Cs, whole genome shotgun sequence and encodes:
- the LOC104771170 gene encoding F-box/kelch-repeat protein At5g26960-like, translated to MSEHCNSRHFSWLMKSCLPNPSDAKSLVPIHQPSANHSTTIASLPDDLLLECISRVPSSSIPSLSIVCRRWSRLLHSPYFLHLRRRSGLLRHSLIAISAVDSGLFAADLQFLQSEVATWKVSLAVSSRSVDGSYGSLSHARAAAIGPRVYVVSRNAVLRYDSWMGTLVLRSPMLFPRKKFAIAVVSGKIYVAGGGGCSEVAAAVEEYDPELNRWVVVTQSARKRYGCIGAAVDGVFYVIGGLKIGNETSRAVAARAYASSMDLFDVESRQWLRSRSVPGGGCVVAACAAVGYVYVLSSHAVELSFWRFDARRRGGNSGFGEWRRLKSPPLPAQVRLDGTVRFSCVGVEDKVAVVQVVGCIDDLLRRSGRSERGLRESLVLMYDTVDGEWRRAADLPEMITRAACTCVEW
- the LOC104771172 gene encoding protein DEHYDRATION-INDUCED 19 homolog 6 produces the protein MDSDSWSDRLASASRRYQLDFLSRSDNFLGFEEIEGEDDFREEYACPFCSDYFDIVSLCCHIDEDHPMDAKNGVCPVCAVKVSSDMIAHITLQHANMFKVTRKRKTRRGGAQSMLSILKREFPDGNFQSLFEGSSRAVPSSSASIAADPLLSSFISPMADDFFISESSLCAETSSAKKTSNQSLPERNVEKQSLSAEDHREKLKQSEFVQGILSSMILDDNL
- the LOC104771171 gene encoding syntaxin-41, whose amino-acid sequence is MATRNRTLLFRKYRNSLRSVRAPLSSSSSLTGTRSGVGPVIEMASTSLMNPNRSYAPVSTDDPGNSSKGAITVGLPPAWVDVSEEISVNIQRARTKMTELGKAHAKALMPSFGDGKEDQHNIESLTQEITFLLKKSEKQLQRLSAAGPSEDSNVRKNVQRSLATDLQLLSMELRKKQSTYLKRLRQQKEDGVDLEMNLSRNRYRPEEDDFGDMLNEHQMSKIKKSEEVSVEREKEIQQVVESVNDLAQIMKDLSALVIDQGTIVDRIDYNIENVATTVEDGLKQLQKAERTQRHGGMVKCASVLVILCFIMLLLLILKEIFL
- the LOC104771168 gene encoding exonuclease DPD1, chloroplastic/mitochondrial codes for the protein MCVSISQVSRLRFHSFGSSCCERVHGWLKSSSSLKLLDVRASSVDGKARWVRRNLSTTTQGSRSNNTKSSVLGGTIPVTRIIDEESRTKIRQQPFGNLQQRLSQDKDLPKLLTVIVADLETSGLNRKTERIIEIAAQDLAGGENSTFQTLVNPGNVPVTNTHIHGIRNDMVCRPEVPRMEELIPIFLRYVESRQKPGGYVMLVAHNGKTFDFPFLINEFNRCSFEIPHNWLLLDSLPLGRENMKIIEPTVKPKAGLQVLAEHYSLTREGDAHRALSDVLLLSQVFQKLTIDLKLSISDLVLRSHTASDIATAMAKNKKA